In one Vanacampus margaritifer isolate UIUO_Vmar chromosome 11, RoL_Vmar_1.0, whole genome shotgun sequence genomic region, the following are encoded:
- the snapc4 gene encoding snRNA-activating protein complex subunit 4 isoform X5 produces the protein MDIHNLENFLGPHSPIIVSDAADDGDDDDDDDDDDESSNSESELGLSKDVESCLQMNLVYQQILEEKLKQLETLLLYNQRQQREAESELPGTIREASKEESASSSYPKHSSLFLGHFLKPYFKDKVTGLGPPANCETKEKMMKMKGCLDNSKMKVKRWESWQKMLLIDSVSRDSMKRLIQPKLSSLSTSSSFLLMCARVDYLSQKLSSSDKSEDDKQQLKVHIESLENDIETIKVKKEDTLVGDQYEDHDWHKIAKIDFEGHREADDLRLFWQNFLHPAINKSRWSADEVQRLKEISSRNQETNWDLIAQELGTGRTAFMCLQTFQRFISSSLKRGAWTPTEDEKLTQLVDKMRIGNFIPYTQISYFMEGRDTPQLIYRWSSVLDPQLKKGPWSKEEDQLLLRAVARHGEKMWWKIRLEVPGRTDGACRDRYLDCLKEGTKKGAFDDHERQLLIQLLDKHGVGRWAKIAAEIPNRNDAQCLREWKKLMRNAKIPFKIQRDNKRRQKTFQDSKTTRTEKTKVKANIRRRLRAVNEEDSGQEDKDEDQIPYMDTDDEKEKEEEEEPLEGDGEEVEENEEENYLVPPMKEWIPKDESQEFSFPSEKLVTLEPAPDCPQSKSAPVRSTVVAKFGHSVVLGPPPRVLSRDERHVDGAMWMVSQKQLHLHLCHQVSKCSDLRHRPKKGYVSDTEMDYMLQTAVLPWVGNVLMPSRAVPTLADTLGNKTGTLSSTPVFRLLLHAMMVNISGCKDVILRRDRERRMSPLHRLQRLPQRRGPPHKPGRMPERASLQKSQRNPPCFKNPKTVAAMLSASQSRPPDTQPGRTMQQVLPAHLLPQSPPSVYLLTTPPFLTSPPLAPLPFPIQSQTTRRLPPLLPRTPAHPPICLMTTPPLSVCFVSPPLPAAPTHLLLATPPKAPTPPGSPSVKSALATTSTVTADHDYTRFSPKPQATVKKRGREEDSGGGVVTNAGKRVRKLTHKALQLQQASATKRRKSHPKPKPKEDGATRVTSPTQVPLWFAPPSGRVQPPQAPPPVLHAVIRPLPSASGPSPASSQRPDLNVDPSLVFPGSPAEVGDWLSGRGGVAVPQAGVSLPYLPPCSSSLSALGAILANKTQLAGEAAQLLAMPHFLPDAPSDQTECMLRALVKKRLGSNPSYVLLKARFLSTFALPALLATMRPVAAATSSCTPPCDNKKVKKKEKTHKVNVHRKFACDGSGAPANHFSGIGTIGPAQPHSSDTVSNQ, from the exons ATGGACATTCACAACTTGGAGAACTTTCTGGGACCGCACAGCCCCATTATCGTGTCAG atgctgctgatgatggtgatgatgatgatgatgatgatgatgatgatgagagcAGCAACAGTGAAAGTGAG CTGGGTCTGTCCAAGGACGTGGAATCGTGTCTTCAGATGAACTTGGTGTACCAACAGATCCTTGAAGAGAAGCTCAAGCAGTTGGAAACTCTTCTGTTGTACAACCAGCGACAGCAG aGGGAGGCAGAGTCTGAGCTGCCCGGGACAATCAGAGAAGCTTCCAAAGAAGAGTCCGCCTCCTCGTCGTACCCCAAGCATTCTTCCTTATTCCTGGGTCACTTCTTGAAGCCGTACTTTAAGGACAAAGTCACCGGACTG GGTCCTCCAGCCAATTGCGAAACGAAGGAGaaaatgatgaagatgaagggtTGCCTCGACAACAGCAAGATGAAGGTCAAACGAT GGGAGAGTTGGCAGAAGATGTTGCTGATTGACTCGGTGTCCAGAGACAGTATGAAGAGACTCATTCAGCCCAAGCTGTCCAG TCTTTCAACATCATCTTCCTTCCTCTTGATGTGCGCCAGGGTAGACTACCTGAGTCAGAAGTTGTCTTCATCAGACAAATCGGAAGATGACAAGCAGCAGCTGAAAGTTCACATTGAAAGTCTGGAGAATGACATCGAAACCATCAA AGTGAAAAAGGAGGATACGCTAGTTGGGGATCAGTACGAGGACCACGACTGGCACAAGATCGCCAAAATCGAC TTTGAAGGCCATCGCGAGGCGGACGACCTTCGTCTCTTCTGGCAGAACTTCCTGCATCCTGCCATCAACAAGAGCCGCTGGAGCGCCGATGAGGTTCAGCGACTCAAGGAAATCAGCAGCAGAAACCAGGAGACCAACTGGGACCTCATCGCTCAGGAGTTGGGG ACGGGCCGCACCGCTTTCATGTGCCTGCAGACATTCCAGAGGTTCATCTCGTCCTCTCTTAAACGCGGTGCTTGGACACCCACCGAGGACGAGAAGCTCACACAGTTGGTTGACAAGATGCGCATTGGGAACTTTATACCGTACACGCAGA TCAGCTACTTCATGGAGGGTCGAGACACACCTCAGCTCATCTACAGATGGAGTTCAGTTCTGGACCCACAGCTGAAGAAAGGACCCTGGTCCAAAGAGGAGGATCAG CTGCTGCTGAGAGCAGTCGCACGCCACGGGGAGAAGATGTGGTGGAAAATCCGCTTGGAGGTTCCAGGACGCACAGACGGAGCCTGCAGGGACAG ATATTTAGACTGCCTGAAGGAAGGAACCAAGAAAGGAGCTTTTGATGACCACGAGCGCCAACTACTCATCCAGCTGCTGGACAAACATGGCGTTG GTCGCTGGGCGAAGATCGCGGCAGAAATTCCAAACCGTAATGACGCCCAGTGTCTTCGAGAGTGGAAAAAATTAATGAGAAACGCAAAAATACCTTTCAAGATACAGAGAGAC aataaaagaagacaaaagacATTCCAAGACAGCAAGACCACCAGGACCGAGAAAACCAAGGTGAAGGCAAACATCAGGAGGCGTCTGCGTGCAGTCAATGAGGAGGATAGCGGCCAGGAGGACAAGGATGAGGATCAAATACCGTACATGGACACTGATGACGAGaaggaaaaagaagaggaagaagagccaTTGGAGGGGGATGGTGAGGAAGTAGAGGAGAACGAAGAGGAGAATTATCTAGTTCCACCCATGAAGGAGTGGATTCCAAAGGATGAAAGTCAAGAATTCAGTTTCCCCAGTGAGAAGCTGGTAACGCTGGAGCCGGCGCCGGACTGCCCCCAGTCAAAATCAGCGCCCGTACGGTCCACGgtggtggccaagttcggcCACTCTGTAGTGCTGGGCCCGCCGCCCCGTGTGCTGAGCAGGGACGAGCGCCACGTGGATGGCGCCATGTGGATGGTGTCACAGAAGCAGCTGCATTTGCACCTGTGTCACCAGGTCAGCAAGTGCAGCGACCTCCGCCATCGCCCCAAGAAGGGGTACGTGAGCGATACCGAGATGGACTACATGTTGCAGACGGCTGTGTTACCGTGGGTGGGCAACGTGCTCATGCCCAGTCGGGCCGTACCCACACTGGCTGACACCCTCGGGAACAAGACGGGGACACTGAGCTCCACCCCTGTCTTCAGGCTCCTCCTTCATGCCATGATGGTGAACATCTCGGGCTGCAAGGACGTCATCCTCAGGCGGGATCGGGAAAGGCGGATGTCGCCCCTGCATAGGCTCCAACGACTACCCCAAAGGAGGGGCCCGCCACATAAACCTGGACGGATGCCCGAGCGGGCTTCCCTGCAGAAGTCCCAACGAAATCCCCCATGCTTCAAAAACCCCAAAACTGTGGCAGCCATGTTAAGCGCCTCCCAATCCCGCCCCCCAGACACACAGCCGGGGCGGACGATGCAGCAGGTTTTGCCCGCTCACCTCCTCCCGCAATCTCCTCCTTCAGTCTACCTTCTGACCACACCCCCTTTTTTGACCTCCCCGCCTCTAGCTCCGCTCCCCTTTCCAATCCAATCACAG ACGACACGCCGGCTTCCACCCCTCCTCCCACGTACCCCTGCTCATCCTCCGATCTGCCTGATGACCACTCCCCCTCTTTCTGTGTGCTTTGTGTCCCCGCCCCTGCCTGCTGCCCCCACCCACCTGCTATTGGCCACGCCCCCTAAAGCTCCAACCCCTCCCGGCTCCCCATCTGTCAAATCCGCCTTGGCCACCACCTCCACCGTCACTGCTGACCATGACTACACCCGCTTCAGCCCCAAACCGCAGGCAACGGTGAAGAAGCGGGGACGGGAAGAAGATTCTGGGGGCGGAGTTGTCACCAATGCAGGGAAACGAGTCAGAAAGTTGACTCATAAGGCTCTCCAGTTACAG CAGGCGTCAGCCACTAAGAGGAGAAAAAGTCATCCCAAGCCCAAACCCAAAGAGGATGGAGCCACACGGGTGACTTCGCCCACCCAGGTGCCATTGTGGTTTGCTCCTCCCAGTGGGCGTGTCCAGCCACCGCAAGCTCCTCCTCCCGTGCTACATGCAGTCATCAGACCCCTCCCCTCCGCCAGTGGTCCCTCCCCCGCGTCGTCGCAGAGGCCGGATCTGAACGTTGACCCCTCCCTGGTGTTTCCGGGGTCACCGGCAGAGGTCGGTGATTGGCTGAGTGGCCGAGGAGGCGTGGCCGTGCCTCAAGCGGGTGTTTCTCTGCCCTACCTGCCACCGTGCAGCAGCAGCCTCAGTGCGCTCGGCGCCATTCTCGCCAACAAAACTCAGCTCGCTGGCGAGGCTGCACAACTTCTGGCCATGCCCCATTTCCTGCCTGACGCCCCCTCTGACCAAACag AGTGTATGCTGCGGGCTTTGGTGAAGAAACGTTTGGGCTCCAATCCGTCGTACGTGCTGCTGAAGGCTCGATTCCTGTCCACGTTTGCCCTCCCTGCCCTCCTGGCCACCATGCGGCCTGTTGCTGCGGCAACGTCTTCATGCACGCCTCCATGTGACAACAAGAAagtgaagaagaaagaaaagacacaTAAGGTCAATGTACAC AGAAAGTTTGCGTGTGACGGCTCAGGAGCTCCAGCCAATCACTTCTCAGGAATCGGCACCATTGGCCCCGCCCAGCCACACTCCAGTGACACTGTTAGCAACCAATGA